A stretch of the Agromyces larvae genome encodes the following:
- a CDS encoding GuaB1 family IMP dehydrogenase-related protein — translation MEFYRTSPSHDLTYSDVFLVPSRSAVTSRLDVSLATSDGSGATIPIVSANMNSVTGPRLAASLARRGGLGVLPQDLHLQDLADAIRWVKAQSPRFDTPFELSPDATAADALVALPPVAGHGIVLRDDAGEYVGCIVAERLATALPDARLGDLVHSAMPSIDAEDVASPRRAFDLMADAGLEFAPVLEHGRVVGTLSRRSALRGTVYEPNLDGQGRLRVAAAIGINGDAAAKARALAEAGVDLLVIDTAHGHQDGMLRAIAAVADLDLGLPIAAGNIVTADGVRDLVSAGAGILKVGVGPGAMCTTRMMTAVGRPQFSAVLEAADTARELGARVWADGGVRYPRDVALALAAGADAVMIGSWFAGTIEAPGTLRSDASGRLYKESWGMASTKAVRERFDRLSAYELARRELFAEGISSSSIYLDPQRPSIEDLLDMITSGVRSSFTYAGARTLAEFRERALVGIQSAAGYEEGKALPVSW, via the coding sequence ATGGAGTTCTACCGCACCTCTCCGTCGCACGATCTCACGTACTCCGACGTGTTCCTGGTGCCGAGTCGGTCGGCGGTGACGAGCCGCCTCGACGTCTCGCTCGCCACGAGCGACGGGTCGGGGGCGACGATCCCGATCGTGTCGGCGAACATGAACTCGGTGACCGGGCCGCGGCTGGCCGCCTCGCTGGCCCGGCGCGGCGGTCTCGGCGTGCTGCCGCAGGATCTGCACCTGCAGGACCTCGCCGACGCGATCCGATGGGTGAAGGCCCAGTCGCCCCGGTTCGACACGCCGTTCGAGCTCTCGCCCGACGCGACCGCGGCCGACGCGCTCGTCGCGCTGCCGCCGGTCGCGGGCCACGGCATCGTGCTGCGCGACGACGCCGGCGAGTACGTCGGATGCATCGTGGCCGAACGGTTGGCCACGGCCCTGCCCGACGCCCGGCTCGGCGATCTCGTGCACTCGGCGATGCCCTCGATCGACGCCGAGGACGTGGCATCCCCGCGCCGGGCGTTCGACCTGATGGCCGACGCCGGCCTCGAGTTCGCGCCGGTGCTCGAGCACGGCCGGGTGGTCGGCACGCTGAGCCGGCGCAGCGCGCTGCGCGGCACCGTGTACGAGCCCAACCTCGACGGGCAGGGGCGCCTGCGCGTCGCCGCGGCGATCGGCATCAACGGCGACGCGGCGGCCAAGGCTCGGGCGCTCGCCGAGGCCGGAGTCGACCTGCTCGTGATCGACACCGCCCACGGGCACCAGGACGGCATGCTGCGGGCGATCGCCGCGGTCGCCGACCTCGACCTCGGCCTGCCGATCGCGGCGGGCAACATCGTCACCGCCGACGGCGTGCGCGATCTCGTCTCGGCGGGCGCCGGGATCCTCAAGGTCGGGGTCGGTCCGGGCGCGATGTGCACGACCCGGATGATGACCGCCGTCGGCCGACCTCAGTTCTCGGCCGTGCTCGAGGCCGCCGACACCGCGCGCGAGCTCGGCGCCCGCGTCTGGGCCGACGGCGGGGTGCGGTACCCCCGCGACGTCGCCCTCGCGCTGGCGGCCGGCGCCGACGCGGTGATGATCGGGTCGTGGTTCGCGGGCACCATCGAGGCTCCGGGGACACTGCGCTCCGATGCATCCGGCCGCCTGTACAAGGAGAGCTGGGGCATGGCCTCGACGAAGGCCGTCCGCGAGCGCTTCGACCGCCTGAGCGCGTACGAGCTCGCCCGGCGCGAGCTGTTCGCCGAGGGCATCTCGTCGTCGTCGATCTACCTCGACCCCCAGCGGCCCTCGATCGAGGACCTGCTCGACATGATCACCTCGGGCGTGCGCAGCTCGTTCACCTACGCCGGCGCTCGCACCCTCGCGGAGTTCCGCGAGCGGGCGCTCGTGGGCATCCAATCGGCCGCCGGATACGAGGAGGGCAAGGCGCTCCCGGTGAGCTGGTGA